Proteins encoded within one genomic window of Aspergillus nidulans FGSC A4 chromosome VII:
- a CDS encoding Rab family GTPase rabX (transcript_id=CADANIAT00009194) — translation MSSSLEAKIVVLGAQGVGKTSLVQRYVKNSFNASATTSTVGASFVTKRVLDSASDTLVRLQIWDTAGQERFRSISRLYYRGANACLLCYDITDESSFNEMTGWLHELKRNLTSDDEPIVIHVVGTKSDIVADDPGRRRVPFERTIAYIAEQLYPSRASTPPPTAAPSAASGFARTSSATLGMGMGVDSKRSSGFWGQDIGWDCCHEISAKDGEGVEEVFRVIARKLVEQRNRRSMEAGGVLSPGGPFSPLDGGPSSAGPGAGGVEGGGSFRLGMGDKRRSWLMFPPSSAGDDGDEAVEVVQRRGRCC, via the exons ATGAGCTCCTCCCTCGAGGCGAAGATCGTTGTCCTCGGCGCCCAAG GCGTCGGCAAAACCTCCCTCGTCCAGCGGTACGTCAAAAATTCGTTCAACGCGTCCGCCACAACTTCCACCGTCGGTGCCTCTTTCGTCACAAAGCGCGTCCTCGACAGTGCGTCAGATACCCTGGTGCGGCTGCAGATCTGGGACACAGCCGGACAGGAGCGGTTCCGGAGCATCTCGCGGCTGTACTACCGGGGCGCGAACGCGTGCCTGCTGTGCTACGACATCACGGACGAGTCCAGCTTTAACGAGATGACTGGGTGGTTGCATGAGCTGAAGCGGAATCTGACGTCGGACGATGAGCCCATCGTGATCCATGTTGTTGGCACAAAGAGCGATATCGTGGCGGACGACCCCGGGCGCAGACGCGTGCCTTTTGAGAGGACGATTGCGTATATCGCTGAGCAGCTCTATCCCAGCCGTGCGTCCACACCGCCGCCGACTGCGGCGCCGTCTGCCGCATCTGGGTTCGCGCGAACGTCGAGCGCGACACTCGGAATGGGCATGGGCGTTGACAGTAAACGGAGCAGCGGGTTCTGGGGACAGGATATCGGCTGGGACTGCTGTCATGAGATCAGTGCCAAGGACGGCGAGGGCGTCGAGGAGGTGTTCCGGGTGATTGCGCGGAAGCTGGTGGAGCAGCGGAATCGACGGAGTATGGAAGCGGGCGGTGTCTTGTCGCCTGGCGGCCCTTTCTCGCCGCTTGACGGGGGACCCTCGTCCGCGGGCCCTGGGGCTGGGGGTGTCGAGGGGGGAGGCAGTTTTCGTCTCGGAATGGGCGATAAGCGGCGGAGCTGGCTCATGTTCCCGCCGAGTAGTGCTGGCGATGACGGGGACGAGGCGGTCGAGGTTGTACAGCGGAGGGGACGGTGCTGTTGA